From Desulfuromonadales bacterium:
GGACCGCCGGCCCTGCAGGCCATCTTTTCGGCGATCCAGCGGCCCATTCCGGTCGCCTTTGCCGTTTCCCAGCATATGCCCCCGGGTTTTACCCGGGCCTTCGCCGAACGGCTGAACAAAAGCTCCGCCCTGGAAATTCGGGAAGCCCGTTCAGGTGACGTGGTGCGGCCGGGAGAGGTTCTCATCGCGCCCGGCGGCCGCAATCTGGTATTCCGCCGCAGCGGCGCCGACGTGGTCGCTCAGGTACTCGAACCGTCCCCCGACCAGCGCTATGTCCCTTCGGTCGATGCCATGTTCGAATCGGCCAGCGGTATCTTCGGAGCCAAACTGCTCGGCGTCGTGCTGACCGGAATGGGCAATGACGGCGCGCGGGGCACGGCCGTCATCAAGGAGGGGGGGGGGCAGGCCATCGCCGAGGCCGAGGAGACCAGTGTGGTTTTCGGCATGCCCAAGGAGGCCATTGC
This genomic window contains:
- a CDS encoding CheB methylesterase domain-containing protein: QRLLSDRPAARMVPSARSMSEYPVEQVVIGASTGGPPALQAIFSAIQRPIPVAFAVSQHMPPGFTRAFAERLNKSSALEIREARSGDVVRPGEVLIAPGGRNLVFRRSGADVVAQVLEPSPDQRYVPSVDAMFESASGIFGAKLLGVVLTGMGNDGARGTAVIKEGGGQAIAEAEETSVVFGMPKEAIATGKVDKVVALPQVCGEILRRCGF